One Camelina sativa cultivar DH55 chromosome 3, Cs, whole genome shotgun sequence genomic window carries:
- the LOC104778755 gene encoding uncharacterized protein LOC104778755: MKEEDVSSQNVNPRSNRNSVASASASASATPVDRFRRRARSPSPPLTAAASSAGASSPAVLVNAGSVDWSGHGLALSGRSCRTWDRGDLLRRLATFKPSNWLGKPKTASSLACAQKGWVSVDLDKIQCEYCGSNLHYSPPQDSLNHXTADSIREEFSNQLDAAHESSCPWVGQSCAESLVQFPPTPPSALIGGYKDRCDGLLQFYSLPVVSPSAIDQMRASRRPQIDRLLAHPQVYANDDLSFRMDNISAAETSKEVALSNYYRAQKLISLCGWEPRWLPNIQDCEEHSAQSARNGCPSGAAKNQSRLQDPGPSRKQFSASSRKASGNYEVLGPEYKSESRLPLLDCSLCGVTIRIWDFMTTSRPVPFAAINADLPETSKKMGVARGTSATSGINGWFANEGMEQQQNEDVDEAETSVKRRLVSNVGLNLYQTAAGAXIRENSSGRDGPSLGVSGGSVGMGASHEAEIHGADVSVHRGDSVVGDMEPVAEVIENLGQSGEFAPEQGLTDDFVPEEMDREGRLGDSQDRVSQSIVRADSGSKIVDSLKAESVESGEKMSNINVLITDDSVHPSLSCNAIMCSGYEASKEEVTQTWESPLNAGFALPGSSYTANDQGPPNGDSNDEIVEFDPIKYHNCYCPWVNENVAAAGCSSNSSGSSGFAEAVCGWQLTLDALDSFQSLENPQNQTMESESAASLCKDDHRPPSQKLLKRQSFISNHGKK; the protein is encoded by the exons ATGAAGGAAGAGGATGTGAGTTCGCAGAACGTAAACCCTAGGAGTAATCGGAACAGTGTTGCCTCAGCTTCTGCTTCCGCCTCTGCTACTCCCGTTGATAGGTTCCGACGTCGTGCTAGATCGCCTTCCCCTCCTCTCACTGCTGCTGCTAG CTCTGCAGGTGCATCATCTCCTGCTGTTTTGGTTAACGCTGGCAGTGTGGATTGGTCAGGTCATGGGCTGGCTTTATCAGGTCGTTCCTGTAGAACTTGGGATAGAGGAGATTTACTTAGACGTCTTGCCACTTTCAAGCCTTCAAACTGGCTTGGGAAGCCCAAA ACAGCTAGTTCTTTGGCTTGTGCTCAGAAAGGTTGGGTTAGTGTTGATCTGGACAAAATTCAATGTGAATACTGTGGGTCTAATCTACATTACTCTCCTCCACAAGATTCGTTGAATCATN TAACAGCTGATAGCATCCGAGAAGAATTCTCCAACCAGCTTGATGCTGCACATGAGAGCTCTTGTCCTTGGGTAGGACAAAGTTGTGCAGAAAGCTTAGTTCAGTTTCCTCCAACTCCTCCATCAGCCTTGATTGGAGGTTACAAGGATCGTTGTGATGGGCTCCTACAGTTCTATTCTCTACCAGTTGTCTCGCCATCTGCGATTGACCAGATGCGTGCTTCAAGACGACCACAAATTGACCGCCTTTTGGCACATCCTCAAGTCTATGCCAATGATGATCTCAGTTTCAGAATGGATAATATCTCAGCTGCAGAAACGTCCAAAGAAGTGGCTCTCAGTAATTACTATCGC GCTCAAAAGCTGATAAGCCTATGTGGATGGGAGCCTAGATGGCTTCCAAATATCCAAGATTGTGAAGAACATTCGGCCCAGTCAGCTAGAAATGGGTGCCCTTCTGGCGCAGCTAAAAATCAAAGTCGTCTACAAGATCCTGGTCCAAGCAGGAAACAATTTTCGGCTTCATCCCGAAAAGCCTCTGGAAATTATGAAGTTTTGGGTCCAGAATATAAATCGGAATCCAGATTACCCTTACTGGATTGTAGTTTATGTGGTGTAACCATCAGGATTTGGGATTTCATGACCACTTCTCGGCCGGTTCCGTTTGCCGCTATAAATGCCGATCTTCCTGAAACGAGCAAGAAAATGGGAGTGGCACGTGGCACTAGTGCAACAAGTGGGATAAATGGATGGTTTGCTAATGAGGGCATGGAACAGCAGCAAAATGAAGATGTTGACGAGGCTGAAACTTCAGTTAAGAGAAGATTAGTATCAAATGTAGGTCTGAACTTATATCAAACTGCAGCTGGTGCATNCATTCGTGAGAATTCAAGC GGAAGGGATGGACCAAGTTTAGGTGTCAGTGGGGGTAGTGTCGGAATGGGTGCAAGTCACGAGGCAGAAATCCACGGAGCTGATGTTTCAGTCCATAGGGGAGATAGCGTTGTTGGAGACATGGAACCAGTTGCAGAGGTCATAGAGAATCTAGGACAAAGCGGTGAATTTGCACCAGAGCAAGGCCTTACTGATGATTTTGTTCCTGAAGAAATGGATCGAGAAGGTAGGCTTGGGGATAGTCAAGATAGGGTGTCTCAATCAATTGTAAGGGCGGACAGTGGCTCTAAAATTGTTGATTCATTGAAGGCTGAATCTGTTGAAAGTGGTGAAAAGATGAGTAACATAAATGTGTTGATCACCGACGACAGTGTTCATCCATCTTTGTCTTGCAATGCGATCATGTGTTCTGGTTACGAAGCATCTAAAGAAGAAGTGACCCAAACGTGGGAGTCCCCGCTCAATGCTGGCTTTGCACTCCCCGGATCAAGTTACACTGCGAATGACCAAG GGCCTCCAAACGGAGACAGCAATGATGAAATTGTGGAATTTGATCCAATAAAGTATCATAACTGTTACTGCCCTTGGGTTAATGAAAATGTGGCTGCTGCTGGATGTAGCAGCAACAGTTCGGGTTCTTCGGGTTTTGCTGAGGCGGTTTGTGGGTGGCAACTAACTCTTGATGCCCTTGATTCGTTCCAGTCGCTTGAAAATCCTCAAAACCAGACAATGGAATCAGAATCAGCTGCATCTCTGTGCAAG GATGATCACCGACCTCCTTCCCAGAAGCTCTTGAAACGCCAATCTTTTATCAGCAACCATGGGAAAAAGTAA
- the LOC104778756 gene encoding translation initiation factor IF-2, chloroplastic-like: MPSMLVLVGTMPSLASLVSLGGACASVSGSTSSDASYALVKRVSLSRRSVKGTKKWLCRYSVSSSTTTTTSTTADFIAEQNNSSVSIDSNSFRGSIDGGDDSEVVLKQNPKPVLKPPVPRVERGLGVNTAPWSKDLSNGGKFDGQEERDKVIESLGDVLDQAEKLEIPKPGNKEGGEAVKPSQPSANSSNSRNGSYASAAATRKTKTMKSVWRKGDAVAAVQKVVKQSPKIEPRTKEDEEEVNAKAGTQLAPPQPPFRPQPPVRPQPMLQGKPMVAPSPVKPPVKKTPILKDLGMAAKPLVSEEVDSSVKSKERKPILVDKFASKKKGVDPVASQAVLAPTKPGKGPPSNKFRVEHRNKKNAPASPRRRVVAEDDGDEDTSISRSGRKGRKWSKASRKAVRLQAAKDAAPVKAEILEVEEEGMSIEDLAYNLAIGEGDILGYLYSKGIRPDGVQTLDREMVKMICRDYDVEVLDADSVKVEEMAKKRQTFDEEDLDKLEDRPPVITIMGHVDHGKTTLLDYIRKSKVAASEAGGITQGIGAYKVSVPVDGKLQSCVFLDTPGHEAFGAMRARGARVTDIAIIVVAADDGIRPQTSEAIAHAKAAAVPIVIAINKIDKEGASPERVMQELSSIGLMPEDWGGDVPMVQISALKGENIDDLLETVMLVAELQELKANPHRNAKGIVIEAGLDKAKGPFATFIVQKGTLKRGDVVVCGEAFGKVRALFDHSGERVDEAGPSIPAQVIGLNNVPIAGDEFEIVSSLDVAREMAEARAISLRDERISAKAGDGKVTLSSLASAVSAKKMSGLDLHQLNIILKVDVQGSIEAVRQALQVLPQENVTLKFLLQATGDVSNSDVDLASASEAIIFGFNVKASGSVKKAAENKGVEIQLYRVIYELIDDVRNAMEGLLESVEEQIPIGSAEVRATFSSGSGRVAGCMVNEGKFVKDCGIRVLRKGKTVHVGVLDSLKRVKENVKEVNYQLPSYMLRYVIGLNNVPIAGDEFEIVSSLDVAREMAEARAISLRDERISAKAGDGKVTLSSLASAVSAKKMSGLDLHQLNIILKVDVQVKSLYGFIRSSS; the protein is encoded by the exons ATGCCGTCGATGCTTGTTCTCGTCGGCACAATGCCATCGCTAGCTTCTCTGGTTAGTCTAGGTGGTGCTTGTGCAAGTGTTTCAGGATCGACTTCTTCGGATGCGTCGTATGCATTAGTTAAAAGGGTTTCTTTGTCAAGGAGAAGTGTTAAGGGTACTAAGAAATGGCTCTGTAGATATTCCGTTTCgtcttctactactactactactagtactactGCTGACTTCATTGCTGAGCAAAACAACAGCTCAGTTTCTATAGATTCTAACTCGTTTAGAGGGAGTATAGATGGTGGGGATGATAGTGAGGTTGTGCTGAAGCAGAATCCTAAACCTGTGTTGAAACCCCCTGTGCCAAGGGTTGAAAGAGGTTTGGGGGTGAATACTGCTCCTTGGAGTAAGGATTTATCCAATGGGGGTAAGTTCGATGGGCAGGAAGAGAGGGATAAGGTTATTGAATCTCTTGGTGATGTGTTAGATCAAGCTGAGAAATTggaaatccctaaaccgggtAATAAAGAAGGTGGTGAGGCTGTTAAACCGTCACAGCCTAGTGCCAACAGTAGTAACTCGAGAAATGGTAGCTATGCGAGCGCTGCAGCTACAAGGAAGACGAAAACTATGAAGAGTGTGTGGCGTAAGGGCGATGCTGTTGCTGCTGTGCAAAAAGTTGTTAAGCAATCACCTAAAATTGAACCTAGAAcgaaagaagatgaggaagaggtTAATGCCAAAGCAGGCACTCAATTGGCACCACCTCAGCCACCTTTTAGACCTCAACCTCCTGTAAGACCCCAGCCAATGTTACAAGGGAAGCCTATGGTAGCTCCGTCACCCGTTAAGCCACCTGTAAAGAAAACACCCATCTTAAAAGATCTTGGTATGGCAGCAAAGCCTTTGGTTTCTGAAGAAGTGGATTCTAgcgttaaaagtaaagaaaggaAGCCTATTTTGGTTGACAAATTTGCTTCCAAGAAAAAAGGTGTTGATCCTGTGGCCTCTCAGGCTGTGTTAGCTCCTACTAAGCCTGGAAAGGGTCCTCCCTCTAACAAGTTCAGAGTTGAGCAccgtaataaaaaaaatgcacCAGCTAGTCCAAGACGAAGAGTTGTTGCTGAAGATGACGGCGACGAAGATACATCCATTTCTCGATCAGGTAGAAAAGGGAGAAAATGGAGTAAAGCTAGTAGGAAGGCTGTGAGACTCCAGGCTGCAAAAGACGCAGCACCTGTCAAAGCTGAAATCTTAGAGGTAGAGGAAGAAGGCATGTCCATCGAGGATTTGGCTTACAACCTAGCCATCGGCGAAGGTGACATCCTTGGGTATCTATATTCAAAAGGGATTAGACCTGATGGTGTGCAGACCTTGGACCGcgagatggtgaagatgatttGTAGAGATTACGATGTTGAGGTCCTTGATGCTGATTCAGTTAAAGTAGAAGagatggcaaagaaaaggcaaacttttgatgaagaagatttgGACAAGTTAGAGGACAGGCCTCCTGTCATAACGATAATGGGTCATGTGGACCATGGAAAG ACTACTCTTCTGGATTATATCAGAAAAAGCAAG GTTGCTGCTTCAGAAGCAGGGGGAATTACACAAGGAATTGGTGCCTATAAGGTGTCGGTCCCTGTTGATGGAAAGTTGCAGTCCTGCGTTTTCCTTGATACCCCTGGACATGAG GCATTTGGTGCTATGAGAGCTCGAGGGGCACGGGTCACTGACATTGCAATCATTGTGGTTGCTGCTGATGATGGGATTCGTCCTCAAACAAGTGAAGCAATAGCTCACGCAAAGGCTGCTGCTGTACCAATAGTCATAGCTATAAATAAG ATAGATAAAGAAGGAGCAAGTCCAGAGAGAGTGATGCAAGAGCTTTCTTCAATTGGTTTGATGCCTGAAGACTGGGGTGGTGATGTTCCAATGGTTCAG ATCAGTGCGTTGAAAGGGGAGAATATAGATGATCTGTTGGAAACTGTCATGCTTGTTGCAGAG CTACAAGAGTTGAAAGCAAATCCACACAGAAATGCCAAGGGTATTGTTATCGAGGCTGGACTTGATAAAGCAAAAGGACCATTTGCGACATTCATTGTTCAGAAGGGCACTTTGAAAAGAGGGGATGTTGTTGTTTGCGGAGAAGCTTTCGGAAAG GTACGAGCTTTATTTGATCACAGCGGGGAACGAGTTGATGAAGCTGGGCCCTCCATACCTGCACAG GTGATTGGCTTAAATAATGTCCCCATTGCTGGTGACGAATTTGAGATTGTCTCTTCCCTTGATGTGGCGCGTGAGATGGCAGAGGCACGTGCAATATCACTACGAGATGAAAGAATATCTGCAAAGGCTGGGGATGGAAAGGTCACGCTTTCCTCTTTAGCTTCTGCTGTATCAGCGAAAAAGATGTCAGGCTTAGATTTGCATCAGCTTAATATCATCTTGAAGGTCGATGTACAG GGATCCATTGAAGCCGTCAGACAAGCCCTGCAAGTCCTCCCTCAGGAGAATGTCACTTTAAAATTCTTGCTACAAGCGACAGGGGACGTCAGCAACAGTGATGTTGATCTAGCATCAGCGAGTGAAGCCatcatttttggatttaatgTCAAAGCGTCTGGTTCTGTTAAAAAAGCTGCAGAAAACAAAGGTGTTGAAATCCAACTATACAGAGTTATCTATGAGCTTATTGATGATGTGCGAAACGCAATGGAAGGACTTCTTGAGTCTGTTGAG GAACAAATCCCGATTGGCTCAGCAGAAGTTCGGGCTACTTTCAGCAGTGGTAGTGGTCGTGTGGCTGGGTGTATGGTGAATGAAGGGAAATTTGTCAAAGATTGTGGCATCAGGGTACTCCGGAAGGGTAAAACTGTCCATGTCGGTGTCCTTGATTCTCTTAAACGAGTTAAAGAAAACGTGAAAGAGGTAAACTATCAACTTCCATCTTACATGCTGAGATAT GTGATTGGCTTAAATAATGTCCCCATTGCTGGTGACGAATTTGAGATTGTCTCTTCCCTTGATGTGGCGCGTGAGATGGCAGAGGCACGTGCAATATCACTACGAGATGAAAGAATATCTGCAAAGGCTGGGGATGGAAAGGTCACGCTTTCCTCTTTAGCTTCTGCTGTATCAGCGAAAAAGATGTCAGGCTTAGATTTGCATCAGCTTAATATCATCTTGAAGGTCGATGTACAGGTAAAGAGTCTATATGGTTTCATCCGCTCATCTTCTTAA
- the LOC104775831 gene encoding translation initiation factor IF-2, chloroplastic-like — protein MVNEGKFVKDCGIRVLRKGKTVHVGVLDSLKRVKENVKEVGAGLECGIGMDDYDDWIEGDIIEAFNAVQKRRTLEEASASMSAAIEEAGV, from the exons ATGGTGAATGAAGGGAAATTTGTCAAAGATTGTGGCATCAGGGTACTCCGGAAGGGTAAAACTGTCCATGTCGGTGTCCTTGATTCTCTTAAACGAGTTAAAGAAAACGTGAAAGAG GTGGGTGCTGGATTAGAATGTGGTATTGGTATGGATGACTACGATGATTGGATTGAAGGAGACATCATCGAGGCCTTTAACGCAGTTCAAAAGAGGCGAACGCTAGAAGAAGCATCGGCTTCAATGTCTGCCGCGATTGAAGAGGCTGGAGTCTAA